GGCCTAAAAACTGGAGAGTGGATATTTTATGGTACCTGAAACATAGCTGTATTAGTCCTTTCAGTACTAGATTCACACCAGCAGCATCTACTAGAAGCATGTTGCAAAACAATCTTTtagaattgttttaaagtaaaaaaggGAAACCGCACGCACGCACGTGTGTATATGGCCCAGGttagacagcagataagctctgtagaacacaatggtgttatgttatacactatttaacctgtgccatatagcctttttttaaatttctgtcattgctacacagcagcttgtttatatgaactatagtagtgtttctgtagcaaacaggtcagttttaccagtgttagttactttaagtaagctttataagtAGACGGCTCAAATGCCATTTTCACTAGTAAAGTTCCCACCATTTGCTTTTGCCTCTTTATCTACTGACCTTGTATGTATCTATAACATTGTATGCACAGAAAGATTATCGGATTGCTCTTCATAGTCGTATGTAATTTTTAGGTTTGTAGAAGGCTTTTTCCAGTGTTTCACTGAAagcattcacatttttaaaattatggatgggattatttaaaggaacagtaacatcaaaaaaattagtgttttaaagtaatacaattaaaatgctgagttgccctgcactggtaaaactgctgtttgcttcagaaacacaaatattgtttacataaataaactgctgtgtagcaaagggggcagcaattcaaaggagaaaagattcaggttacacagcagatagcagataatctctgtagaacaaaatggtgttatctgttatccactatttaacctgtgccatgtagcctttttttaaattcatccatttttactcagcagcttgttaCATGGATAAGAGTTTGCCCATGTAAAATAGGTCATTTAGAGAAACAAAAAGCAATGAGCAGTTGTTTGATTTGTATGGGGGATGCATTGGAGAGGGCAGACTTTTGTCCCTGTTACTAAATTATTGTAAGTAGCCCTATGCATGCTTACTGTTGGGCTGTGTTTCAAAATCAGTACATGATGGGAAGGTGATGCAGGATTTTTTCTACTAACTACTAGAGatagaatgtgtatttttaaatgagATGCCTACTCTTTCTTGACTCCAGTGCACCAGTTTCACAGTGGTCTGTACACAGAGTCATGCTTTGTTTTAGCTGAAGGTAAGCCCTTTCACATTAATTCCACATTGGTTCTGAATATGGTGGTTTTTctttatcatctttttttttttttttttttttttaaggttggtATGAAGACAAAGTTTTTCATATCAATGCTTTTGGCTTTCCCCCCACTGAACCTTCCAGTACTACAAGGTGAGCATTATGCTTTTGTTGTTGTCtacgtttaaaggagaaatcaacctgtgtggggaaaaacccctccccccaggctaactacacCCCCCCACCCGGGAGATGCcccttacttacccctcggcacagattcttccagcaaagttccacgcgtccatcttccggctccccGGTAAGATGACTGAGAGATCaacaatttccgtgtaattccgcgcatacGCAGTTGTAGCAGactggcaaactgctccaactgcgcatgcctagaaataccgatctctcagtcagcttgcaggagccggaagatggacgtgtggaacttcgctggaagaatctgcgccgaggggtaagtatggagtatggggcatatCCCCCggggagggagggctacctggggtgttggggtaggttttttttccccacaggttgatttctccttttatTGGTTTTCTGCTATGACTAGACATATGGTTGACAACAAGGtcaacaaaaaaaagtaattccatatactgtatgtaatgaagCAGATTGTGCTATTCAAACTCTATAAAGGTCACTTCTATCAATTGCTCCTTGTAAAaagcaaacattacattttaaatcatACATTTGCTACTGTGGGGACTTTTTATTGTAGTCTGTGAATAATTTTGGTATGCAGAGTAGTATGGAAGCTGCTGTACTCTGATGATAAAGCtctaaatgcaaaataatgtttacaaaaaaggaaacctgtattttttttttaaaggaactattgttaaaattaatataagattcatcatattgaaataagaaactttataaattcaatcaaataaatattctgcattgtttctgaaataatcaagttaatcttcactattcctctctcagcatctatttctcttgaTTCTCTtgttgcagcagttgggtgtcagatatttattgactgttagatccaatttatctttTTAGGGGGGGCCTTTTGCCTAgacgatgtattagagctcactcttttaaaatcactagacatcatgtctctacatgcagggtttgtaaacttgattatttcagaaaccgtacagaatctttaaaggagaaggaaaggctaaaactaagtaagctttatcagaaaggtctatataaatacaccagtaaaccctcaaaataatgctgttttctgtcaaaagaaacacagcatttatttcctttttattgtgtatacatgggcatCTCTATcaaacttcctgtttttagccttcagggcttgagcatgctcagtttgctcctctcccttccctcctccctgctgtaatctgagcccaggtaAAATGGTGAAGGGTAACTTTGTGCTATCTTCTATTCAAGGGCTTATTATggtaacatgaatttttttgggggaccTTCTTCTACATCAGTAAAAGCTTCAGTCAAACTACGGCAGTTGGAAGAGGAAAATGAAGATGCCATGCTTGTATTTTTATCTGATTTATGGTTAGATCAAGTTGAAGTTACAGAAAAACTTCACACAATGTTTTCAGGTACATCACAAAGTTAcatttattactaatttttactTTTGTAACGTTACACCTATACTATAACCCCTTTATCATTCCTTATTCCTCTTAACAGTTTCACTAGTGATTGATTTTTCATTAACTGTTGTCTTGCGGCTGACACAcgttatttatttgctttatttatttcatgACACATGCATCACTTtaaaaagattatacatcattcacattagtccctgctcCAGTAGAACTTACAATCTgttctatcacattcacacatagtagggatgcactgaatccactattttggatttggccgaacctccgaatcctttgtgcaagatttggccgaataccgaactgaacatatgcaaattaggggtgggaatgggaattttttttaaattccttgttttgttttccctccctgcccctaattttcatatgcaaattagttttttggatatggttcggctgggcagaaggattcggccgaatcctgctgaaaaaggcagaatcctggccgaatcccaaaccaaatcctggattaacTATATGCATTGTCTGTGTTATTGGAAAACCATATTGTCCCTCCTCTTTCTATAACTTTTTCTATCTTTCCATCCCTTGCTATTCTCCTTCATCTCTAAGAAACAGTCTCTGTGTTTTTAGCTTTGTAAATTTGGACTTGCTACagctaaaaatgttttgcctttacagGTTACTCCACAGCACCACCAACCTGTTTTATATTCTGTGGAAACTTTTCTTCTGCACCTTACGGAAAAAATCATATCCAATCATTAAAAGGTACCTAGAATAATGAAAGAATTCAAGTGTACTAATGTAAGGAAACAAATTATCTGTGACATAGCAGCCATGTATATATTAgccatttaggggcctatttattatgctgtgtaaaactaaatgtgccagaaaagctgtgtaaaataaatgcttcgttattttacactgcttcagaccgtTCTAATTAAGTTCCTGTGGAAGTTGCTTAGAGAAAAAGTGACAAAAACGACGCCATTTTTTACACTGAGATGCCTAGCAATGTGCGGAGAATTATTCCGCCATtatttacaccacataataaatatgccccataatcttGCAGCAACCAAATACTAATCTAAATAATAAGGTTGGTGTACATTGATCATAAGTATATATCGCTACACGTTACGACTAAGTCAGGGCTAAGCTAAATTCAATATAAATAGCTCATGCATACACTGTCCAGATAACCATAAAATAGTGATGTAGTCTGTCACCACTGTGAGGGtgtatatcaggggtccccaaacttttctacccgtgagccacatttaaatgtaaaataagtttgaGAGAAACATAATCATGCAAGAAGTTCCTTGTGGTACGAAATATGGAATGTTATTgccaattggtagcccctatgtgggcttgcagcctacaggagcctctgtttggcagtacacatttttatacaactaaaacttgccttctagccagaaattcaaaattaaacaccaattttgtggccactgggagcaacatccaagcggtcagagagcaacatgtttttgATGGGTAGCAGTAAACACTACCCTTAACCGGTCAGTCTGATTAAGACCCCAATGTATGTAAATGTTTACACTACAATGTACCTGCCAATGAGCATAGCTGTCTACCCAGactgtttgatttttattttcatgcaaggaactttttatacattttagatttttctCTGGCTTGATGGACTCTAAAGTTATAGGCTATGGCTAGTTCTGAATGCAACATTGATAACTATATAGTAATGCAATTTATATGAACTAAGCATTTGTCACTTTTGTTCTGATGAGGGATATTAAGAATTGAATGTAAACTTTGCTTATTTAGTAATCTATATTTaacttgtatttttttcagattcatttAAAATACTGGCAGATATAATATGTGAATATCCAAATATACATAAAAGGTATGAGCGCGTCAGGTTTTTGCTGaacagtgaaataaaaaatatatatctaattaTCCATAGCCTCCCATTGTCTGGTAGCCATTTGTTATGACCCACTCCAcctccacccaaaaaaaattagatctgGGGTCTGTTGTCACAGTGACTCAAACTTTGAAGCCAACTTACTGTGTGAACAGACACGGGTgggttttaattatatattttctccCTTGCAATGATTATCATCTGCTCCGAAAGCTGAAAGGtactaaaatgtattataaatctaGCATGGCCATGATATCTATCAAACATACattaatatttgtgtgtgtgtttttgctcCATTCAGCTTAGCCTCTGGAGTCTTCTAGTTGAGGTAGTGTTACCTTTGTGAGCAGtatgtcaaactttttttttttttgttctgatgGTACAAAATCTGTATTAACTGCCACTCTGGCAATTTTTCAGACCTCTTTGGCCAGTAACTACAATGCAGCATCAGTAAACAAACTTCTAACATTTTTGTGAGCTCTTTGCTGAGCAGTTTGAAAATCACTTATctagcaaaaagattttttttttcctcaaaaatgtGTAGCTTGTTATAGAGGGTAGTACTATATTTTCTAGTTAactactttcatttatattaatacatatatttttctgtgTTAACAGCAGTCGATTTGTTTTTGTACCTGGCCCTGAAGACCCAGGCCCTGGTTTCATTTTACCAAGGTATAGTAAAATGTGATCATTTGCTATGGCTATTTGCATTGTATTGTATTCTTATCTGTGATAGTGAAAGCTTTAATTCTGAACACTTGCAGCTGGAAAATATAATCATGTTTCTATGTAAGTAAGGAGACACCCAGCTAACATGTGAATCACTTTTGGGGAAGCATATGTAGGGCAATTCAatctgaagtttccttgcaagGTTCGGAAAGTAGCTGTGCCGCATGTTTCCCCGCTGGTGGAGAGGAAACATAGGACATATTGCCACTCACTGTAGTCGAGATTATTGCGGGTGACAACTTCCCATGTGTCAATGCCCTTAGACATGAGAGAGAAGACTAGACCAGGACTTCTAAAGGTGTTTTGGCTAGAAAGCAAGGTCACAAGATAAAATAAGTTTGTGAAAATACTACAGTGTTCTACATATCCTTGTTCCTTTACAATTGATTTTAGCTATATGGTATTATCACCTTGTCATGGATTTTCTTGTTCATTTCTATAGTTCTAAAAAAAAAGGGCACcattattttgctaattttttctaAGACCCCAGATTAGCTAAGAAAACCTTCATGATTACATTTATATTGCAGACCTCCAATTGCTGATCATATCACTGAAGAATTCCGCCAACGAGTACCATTCTCCATTTTTACTACAAATCCCTGCAGGTATGAATATTCATCGGCCTGCTCTAATCACTGAAGATCTGTATCAAAGTGTAATACATgtagtttttttctttgatttaggATCCAGTACTGTACACAGGAAATTGTTGTTTTCCGTGAAGATTTGGTAAATAAAATGTGCAGAAATTGTGTTCGTTTTCCCAACAGCAGTTTGGATATTCCTAGCCATGTAAGTGTTCAGACCACTTGGGCTACTAAATGGAACCTTTAgggttttttgtattcaatttccTTTGCTCTGTAATACCTaccatttttaaggtttagaaaacgaaaaacattttgtttataaaaatgccCAAGTTTAGTGATAAAAAATggtatgaaataaaataattgtacatTTATAAACGGTTTCTTAGCACATCTATAATTTGCCAGTGTCtcatatttttatctttccaGTTTGTCAAAACCATCTTATCCCAAGGACATTTGACTCCTCTCCCTCCATTTGTTAGCCCTGTATACTGGGCATATGATTATGCTCTGAGGTTGTATCCGCTACCAGACTTGGTTGTCATCGCTGATAAATATGATCCATTCACCATCACCAACACAGAATGTCTGACCATCAACCCTGTAAGGCAAAGATCTGTACAAATGGTCTGATTTCTAGTTTTAGTTTTCTGTTGGATGAGGAATATTAGATACCACAGTGGGGACACCTTCAGTCACATTCTCCCACTCTACTTAAGTAAGACAGTGCATGTGCTTCCTAGGTGTTCGTGTGGGCagttaatttttcttttataggGCAAAAGTGCATGAAAATTCTAGAaagggttgtttttttgttttttttaaatggctatGGTGGTCTGTTGTATAAGAGACGGTCTTGCCATcttatttaaatactttattaaGAATAGATAGCTATGTGTGTCTGTTGAAAATTGTTGCCATAAAATTAAAGCCGGCAGTTCAAAATTACAGTTAGAATGGATCATGATATTAAAGGGGGTATAGCCCCCTTTAATATCATGATCCATTCTAACTGTAATTTTGTTGCGTTCAAACCTTCCTCTGTCCTGTCATGGCACTGAGCTCTGGAGGAACACAGCAGCTTCTATAAGGACAAGTCAGGCTCAAAACCGCAGgtactttgctgcaaggtttattaaacacaacatgtttcgagcattgtggctctttgtcaagtgttaacacttgacaaagagccacaatgctcgaaacatgttgtgtttaataaaccttgcagcaaagtacCTGCGGTTTTGAGCCTGATTTGTCCACAACTCTCACAGAAACTACAGATTTTTGGCTTCTAATcgggacagaagcagtggcacaGGCAGGTAATGGTGTAATTGGTATCAACCCACTTTACTTCTATAAGGACAAGACAATACTTTTAGAACCTTCAGAAGTGTGTAACCACATACACACAAAACTATTTTGTATATAGATGTgtgttttggaaaataaatatgtatctatatatagaaTTAAGAAATACATTTAGAATTTTGTTGAAGACTTTATATTACCTTCTGTGTTAACAGGTTTTTCAACCTTGTTTATACACAGTTATAGAGTTGCAGTTTCTTATTTCATCTCCAATTTTTCTATAGGGATCATTTCCAAGAAGTGGGTTTTCCTTCAAGGTCTACTATCCCTCCAGCAAAACAGCTGAAGACAGGTAACGAGTCATGCTAAAATGCAATccactatttatttattgataacaACTATTACTAAATACAAACTCTGCAATTTAATAGATTGCAGCGGGGTATTACAGCTgctgttttctatatatatatatatatattaaaaaatacacacactgtatttattgaaaagaCCTGG
The sequence above is a segment of the Xenopus laevis strain J_2021 chromosome 8L, Xenopus_laevis_v10.1, whole genome shotgun sequence genome. Coding sequences within it:
- the pole2.L gene encoding DNA-directed DNA polymerase epsilon 2, encoding MATDKLKSKVSSAFKMHGLMLRAEASKYLSEVLSSVNEVELEDVIDSIIDAVEKQPLSSNMIEKSTVEAAVQECSRTCDETIEHIFNIIGAFDIPRYVYNSERKKFLPLKMTTLPSPNLFGRARDKAELFRERYTILQQRTHRHELFTPPVIGSHPDESRSKFQLKTVETLLGNTAKVGEVIVLGMITQMKEGKYFLEDPTGAVQLDLTNAQFHSGLYTESCFVLAEGWYEDKVFHINAFGFPPTEPSSTTRAYYGNMNFFGGPSSTSVKASVKLRQLEEENEDAMLVFLSDLWLDQVEVTEKLHTMFSGYSTAPPTCFIFCGNFSSAPYGKNHIQSLKDSFKILADIICEYPNIHKSSRFVFVPGPEDPGPGFILPRPPIADHITEEFRQRVPFSIFTTNPCRIQYCTQEIVVFREDLVNKMCRNCVRFPNSSLDIPSHFVKTILSQGHLTPLPPFVSPVYWAYDYALRLYPLPDLVVIADKYDPFTITNTECLTINPGSFPRSGFSFKVYYPSSKTAEDSKLQNL